GACTTTCGGCTCAATCAGGCAGGTATTTTCCCTCTTCGGGCAACCGGTATTACAGTCTTTCAGATCAATGTCGGAAAGCTCTGTAATCAAACTTGCCGTCACTGTCATGTGGATGCCGGGCCTGATCGTACAGAAGCCATGTCCTTAGAAACGGCTGAACAGTGCGTTCGAGCTCTGGCCAAAACCGACATTCCCACAGCCGATATTACGGGTGGGGCCCCGGAGCTCAATCCACACTTTCGTTGGTTGGTCGAACAGGTCCGTGGTCTCGGCCGGCATGTCATTGATCGCTGCAACCTCTCCGTGTTGCTGCTGCCCTCGCAGGCGGACCTGGCGGGATTCCTGGCCGATCATCGTGTTGAGATCATCGCATCTCTTCCCTCGTATCGTGCGGGTCAGACCGATGCGCAGCGAGGCGAGGGCGTCTTTGAGAAATCAATGGAGGCACTTCGGCTCTTAAATCGTTTCGGCTATGGACGACCGGACAGTGGGCTGGCCTTGAACCTCGTCCATAATCCTGTCGGCGCGTTTCTACCTCCCAAGCAAGAGGCCATTGAAGCGCAATTTAAGAAGGAACTCCGGACCAGGCACGGCATCGAATTTAACCAGCTCTATACGATCACCAACATGCCGATCAGCCGATTCCTGGAGTTCCTTATTGAAAGCGGCAACTACGAACAATACATGACTCGCTTGGCCAATGCGTTCAACCCCGCTGCCGCAGCCGGAGTCATGTGCCGCTATACCCTGTCAGTCGGCTGGGACGGTCGATTGTACGATTGCGATTTCAATCAGATGCTCGATCTATCCCTCGATCATGGACTGCCGTCGCATATCCGAGACTTCGACCCGGCCAAGCTCCATCATCGCCAGATCGTCACACGCAATCATTGTTTCGGCTGCACGGCCGGTTCAGGCTCATCTTGCGGTGGAGCGGTCGCTTGAAGAATTATCTACGACTAAGATATTGAGATATCTCAATGCATCGATCTATCGATTTAATTCGGCAGAACATACCCGGTTCTCTTGCCGTGCTATGCATCGTGGCCCTCCTAGGGACTCCGGAATCCGTGACGCCCCAGACGACCGCGACTGATCCCCTATCGGGCAAGCTGGCAATTACTGGTGCCAGCACCTTGGCTCCCTTGATAGCCGAGATCGGTAAACGATTCGAGAATCTCTATCCCAAAGTGCGGGTGGATGTCCAGACGGGCGGCTCCTCGCGCGGAGTCGCCGACACACGCCAGGGCCTCGCCGATATCGGCATGGTCTCGCGCGTGATGAAAGACGAGGAGAAGGATCTGCATGCGTTTCCGGTGGCGCGCGACGGTGTTGCGATCATTTTGCACAAAGAAAATCCTGTCCAAGCACTCACCGACGAGCAAGTCGTCACGATCTACAAGGGCAAGATCACTGATTGGAAGGATGTCGGTGGAAAGCACGCTCCCATCACCGTCGTGAATAAAGCGGAGGGACGGTCTACGGTGGAAGTGTTCTTGCATTATTTCAGGTTGAAGAATACGGACGTGAGAGCTCATGTGGTCATTGGTGACAATGAACAGGGAATCAAAACCGTAGCCGGGAATCGTCATGCCATCGGGTATGTCTCCATCGGCACGGCAGAATATGATGAATCGCAAGGGGTACCGATTAAGCTACTCTCAGTCGGAGGGGTTGCCGCCTCCACCGAAACCGTGCGGAACGGTACCTTTCCGATGTCTCGTCCATTACACCTCGTCACTCGTACTGTGCCGGTTGGATTGGCTAAAGCCTTTATCGAGTATGCACAGTCTAAAGCCGTGCATGACATCATTAAGCAGCAATACTTTGTCCCGCTGGTCGACTGACGAGCTCCTGTGCTGGGTCTTGCGCGGCACCGCGGCCATCGTCGGCACAATCGTCCTGCTCATCGTAGTCTTCCTGATCCTGGAAGCGCTTCCCGCTCTCCATCACCTTGGTCTGCTCCGATTCTTTACCGATCCTTCCTGGCATCCAGCAGAGGGATTGTACAACCTCACCCCGATGTTGTGGGGAACGCTGTTCGCCATGACTGGTTCTGTGCTGATTGCCACCCCCTTGGGCATTCTCTCCGCCATCTTCTGCCACTACTATGCGCCGCTCGCGCTTGCCCGGCCCTATCGACGCCTGATCGAGTTGCTCGCAGGCATTCCTTCCGTGGTCTACGGATTCTGGGGACTCGTCGTACTGGTCCCGTTGATTGCAGAGATACAACCGCCCGGACCCAGCCTGTTAGCGGGCATCCTCATCCTCACGATCATGATTCTCCCCACCATCGCGTTGATGGCCGATGCCAGCTTTGCCAATGTACCTCAACAATATTTACAGGGGGCTGCTGCATTGGGGATTCCGCGATGGGCGACTATCCGAAACATTGTGTTACCAGCGGCAAAATCGGGATTGTTCACCGGGGTGACCCTGGAAATCGGTCGAGCCATTGGGGAAACGATGGCGATTCTGATGGTCTCTGGAAACGTGGTGCAGACTCCTTCCAGCCTCTTCGACCCGATCCGGACGCTGACCGCCAATATCGCCCTGGAGATGGCCTATGCGCTCGGAGACCATCGCGCTGCGTTGTTCGTCAGTGGACTCGTCTTGATGGCCGTGATTATAGCGCTTGCCGTCTCGGCGGAATGGATTACTCGCGGGAGAATGTATGGCTGAGCCGTTGAGCCGGCCACAGGATCCCCGGGAATGGTTTGCGTTCGTGCTCGTCTGGGGCGCGGCGGCGCTCGTGACCGCTGTATTCTGCTGGCTGTTGGGGGACATCGTTTGGCATGGGCTGAGTCATGTCTCCTGGACATTTCTGACAGCCTTCCCTGAAAACGCCGGACGCCGAGGCGGGATCGGCCCTATCCTTGTTTCGACATTCTTGATTCTGGGCGTCTGTCTTGCGGTATCCCTTCCCATTGGTATCGGCACCTCCGTCCTCCTCGCCGAGTTCACATCGGACTACAGCCTGTTCGGACGGATGACTCGCCGAAGTCTGGATGTCCTGGCTGGTGTGCCGTCGATCGTCTTTGGTCTGTTCGGCAACGCGTTTTTTTGCAAGACACTGGGGCTCGGCTTCTCGATTCTCTCCGGCGGGCTGACTCTGGCCTGCATGGTCTTGCCGATCTTGATCCGCTCGACGGAAGAAGGGTTTCGTGCTGTGCCGGCGAGCTATCGGCTTTCCGCAGCGGCAGTGGGACTGTCCCGTACCACGACCCTCGTTCATCTCTTGCTGCCGGCAGCGGTACCAGGTCTCCTGGTGGGTCTGGTACTTGGAGTCGGCCGTGCGATTGCCGAGACGGCCGCCCTCATCTTCACAAGCGGCTATGTGGATCGGATGCCGGGGTCGCTGCTCGATTCCGGCCGCTCATTGTCTATCCACATCTTCGATCTCTCCATGAACGTGTCCGGCGGAGACGCGAATGCCTATGCCTCAGCGCTGGTCTTGGTCATCTTGTTGCTCGCCATCAACAGTGCCGCCTCTTGGCTGGCAACATACGGGCTCCACCGAAAGATCATGACCGTATGAGGCCGGTCGAACCGAGCAAAATAGAACCGCGCCCTCGACATCCGTTCGGAGATCGGTCTGCCTGCTGTGAACCCCAACCATTCGTTAAGGTCGATCAGCTCAGCTTGTATTACGGGGAAAAACCGGCGTTTCAGGACGTGACCTTGTCGATCATCAAGGGATGCATTACGGCCCTCGTAGGACCGTCCGGGTGTGGAAAGACCAGCTTCCTCACTTGCCTGAACCGCCTCTCCGATCTGATCGCCGGGTGTCGTGTCTCGGGCAGGATCATGATCGATGCTCTCGATGTGTTGGCACCAGGCACCGATGTGATCCAGCTTCGCCGCCGCATCGGCATGATTTTTCAGAAACCGAATCCCTTTCCGTTGTCTATCCGGAGAAACCTAGAGTTTCCCCTACGCGAGCATGGGTTACGAGATCGAACACAGATTGCGCAGACGATGGAGACCACCTTACGCGATGTCGGCCTCTGGGACGAGGTCAAGGATCGGCTGGACTCGCCGGCTCTGGCCCTATCCGGGGGCCAGCAACAGCGCCTCTGTATCGCGAGGGCGTTAGCTCTTTTACCTGAGGTGCTGCTCATGGATGAACCGTGCAGCGCCCTCGATCCACTCTCCAGCGGAATGGTCGAGGATCTGATCGTCAGTCTGCGAGGCCGCTATACCATCTTGATCGTCACGCACAATCTGGCCCAGGCCCGTCGAATCGCGGACTATGTTGCCTTGTTCTGGGTCCAGAACGGAGCCGGTCGTTTGATCGAGGCCGGAGCCGCGAAACAGATATTCGAGAATCCTCGTGATCCACTGACCGCTGCATATGTCAGCGGCATGCGAGGATAGTGATGTCATTAGCGGTACATGTGGAGCACTGATATTTACAGACTCCCGTTCGGCTGGCTTTGCTGGGCCACTTGCATTTTGTCATGAAGAGCATCCAGGATGAACGCAATGATGGCCCGGCTGGTGAACCTGCCTCCTTCCCGTCCATGAATACATCGCAGTACTATGGTGTGGACCACCACGTCGGCAATACTCCGCTGATCCGCCTACGTCATCTTTCTGAGCTGACGAGCTGCGAAATCCTCGGCAAGGCGGAATTCATGAACCCAGGCGGATCGGTGAAGGACCGCACAGCGCTCGGGATTATCCAGGATGCCGAGGAGAAAGGGCTTCTCAGGCCAGGTGGCACCATCGTCGAAGGGACGGCCGGGAACACCGGCATTGGGCTCACTGTCATCGGCCATGCGAGGGGTTACCATTCCGTCATTGTGATTCCCGAAACTCAGTCGCGGGGAAAAATCGACCTGCTGCGCACACTCGGCGCGGAGGTACTTCCCGTGCCGGAGCAGCCGTATTCCCATCCAGACAACTACAACCACGTCGCTCGGCGAATGGCGGAGGACAAGGGGTGGTTCTGGGCCAACCAATTCGACAACCGCGCCAACCGTCTCGTGCATTACCGTACTACCGGTCCGGAGATCTGGAAACAGACCCATGGAGAAGTAACCGGCTTTGTGTCCGCCGTTGGTACCGGCGGGACGCTGGCAGGAACGACGCTGTATCTCAAGGAACGCAATCCGAACATCGCGATTGGCTGCGCCGACCCCTACGGCGCGGCGATGTGGTCGTGGTTTACCAAGGGCAACACAGAGATCACGGACGGTGATTCGTTTGCCGAAGGGATCGGCCAAGGCCGCGTGACCAAGAACCTCGAGGGTCTTGCGGTCGATGCCGCGTGGCGCATTCCCGACCAGGACGCACTCACCATTTTGTACCAACTACTGCGCGAAGAGGGGTTGTTTCTCGGCCTATCCTCCGGCATCAACGTCGCCGGCGCGGTTCGGATGGCCCTTGAGCACGGACGGGGCCAGACCATCGTGACGATCCTGTGCGACTCCGGCGCGAAGTATCAATCGAGGATCTTCAACCCGGAATGGCTTGCGGCCAATGGACTGAGAACGGATTTGTCCATCGAGACCCTTCTTGAGTAATGCAGAGCCGTCGAGCCTCCCACGGAATCCGTCTCATACTGAATGCCCTTGAGCTGTCGTGCCCAGATCAAAAAATGCTTCTGTGCCGACGGGTCTGGATCTCGACAGACCACCGCGTACAAACAAGACGGAGAAAACCAGACGATCGCTAAGTCCTCTGGTCTCTGACGAGGCAACAGCGATGGCAAAAATCCCTTTCACTAAAAATATCGCTGTGCTGAGCTGCTGTGAAGCCCAGAGGGCAGGAGTTTCACCACACCGCATGCGCCAGACGGTTTGGCGGCGCTGCGCAGAAAGCCGGGGTGGTAGAAAAAGAAAGGCTTCAGGAGATCCTACAGCGCTTAGCACAACGAATTTCTGAACTGGAACCGCATCTGCTCTCAAAACCGCCAAAGCAGATCACCGAATGAATCCTACCTTGGTCACGCATTTGCATGGCCATCTTGCTCCTGAGTCTGCACTCTGTTAAGGTGTCGCTTCATCTTTACTTCTATATTGAACATCAATATCTCTGAATGGTCTGGGACCCAAAAGATCCGTGGGGCAAGAAGTCTGATCCGCTTGAAGAGGCCTTCAAGCAGGCTCAATCACAATTCAAGGATATTTTCCCTCCCGGTGGATTGAAAAGTCTCCTGCCATCAGGCGGCATTGTGAACCTCGTCATCGCCGCTCTGCTGATCTTCTTGGTCTGGCAGAGCGTGTTTATCGTCGCACCGGATGAAGAAGGTGTCGTGAAACGGTTCGGTGTTCCAGTCCGTACGGTGGAACCGGGGCCTCACTTCAAGATTCCGCTCGTTGAAACCGTCCTTCAGCCGAAGGTCGCCAAACTCTATCGCGTGGAGGTCGGCTTCCGCACCAATCAACAAGGCCGTCAACAGACGGTGCCTCAGGAAGCCTTGATGCTGACCGGCGATATGAACATCCTTGCGATCGAATTCATCGTTCAGTATAAGATCAAAGAAGCCCGCAACTTCCTGTTCAACGTCGCTGATATCCATGAGACCATCGGCAAAGCTGCTGAGGCCTCCATGCGGGAAGTGGTCGGTAAGAGTAAGATCGACGAAGCCTTGACCACCGGGAAAGCGGTGATTCAGCAAGATACCATGACGTTGCTTCAGTCGATTCTGGACCAGTATCACTCCGGCGTGCAGATCGCCGCTGTGCAACTCCAAGACGTCGATCCTCCCGAGGCCGTTGCTGCCGCCTTCAAAGACGTGACGAACGCCAAAGAAGACAGGGAAAAGCTCATCAACCAGGCGCAAGGGTACCGCAACGACATCATACCGAGAGCAAAGGGTGAAGCCGCTGAACTCGTCAACCGGGCAAGAGGGTTTGCTCAGGCGCGGGTCAATCGCGCTCAGGGCGAGACGAATCGGTTCCTGGCCACCTTGAAAGAGTACAACCAAGCGAAGGACGTCATCAGCAAGCGCATCTATATCGAAACCTTGGAAGAAATCCTTCCCCATATGGAGAAGATCATCATCGACGGGAAAGGCGGAGAGCGTCTCCTACCGTATCTCCCACTGGATCGCCTCTCCAAACCCGCGTCCACGCCCATTGCCAAACCTGTCCCGCAACTTGAGGGCGAGGAGTCCAGGCCGGACCAATCGCCGACCCTAAAGTCGAGGAACGCCAGGCCATGACAAAACAAGGAATGGCGATCGCGTTACTCGCCGTAACGATTGCGCTGTTTGTGCTAGGAGCCTCCCCCCTCTTCGTCGTGGACGTGATCCAGACTGCGATCGTCGTGCAACTCGGAAAGCCCGTTCGAAACATCACTGAGCCAGGGCTGTACGTGAAGATGCCGTTTGTGCAGGAGGTCACGTACTTCGAGAAGCGACTGTTGGACTACGATTCAAGTGCACAGGATGTCATTACCCAAGACAAGAAAACGCTGCTCCTGGACAATTTCGCCAAATGGCGAATCACTGATCCCCTGAAGGTATATCAGGCGTTCCAAAGCCAGCGCGGTGCTCTCCAACGGCTGCACGACATCATCTATTCTGAGCTTCGCGTGGAGTTGGGCCGACACGACCTGATTGAGATCGTCTCAAGCACAAGGGCGGACATCATGAAAGTAGTCACCGCAAGGGCGAACGAAAAAGCTTCAGCGTACGGCATTGAAATTCAGGATGTGCGGATCAAGCGAGCCGACTTGCCGGAACAGAACGAGAAGGCGGTCTTTGCGCGCATGCAAGCGGAGCGAGAACGACAGGCCAAGCAATATCGAGCTGAGGGAGCGGAGGAAGCACAAAAAATCCGATCGGAAGCCGAGAAAGACCGGGAAATTATCCTCGCCCAGGCCTATAAAGAAGCTGAAGAACTTCGCGGCAGCGGAGATGCCAAAGCGTTTCGGATTTATGCCGATGCCTACCGGCAAGATCAAAAGTTTTTCGAATTTACCCGCTCGATGGAAGCCTACAAAAGCGCCTTCAAAGACGGCTCAACGTTGGTGATGAGCCCGGACTCAGAATTCTTCCGTTACCTCAAGCAACGCTGAGTTTTAAGAAAGACCCACAATCTTTCCACTTTTTGGGTCGAGATTGATCCGTTCACCGGCCGGTTTCTTGGGTAATCCCGGCATGAGCTGAATTCCTGAACAGACGGCGGTCACAAATCCTGCTCCGCCCAGAATCCGCAACTCCCGGATCGGCACCATAAATCCGGTTGGTCTCCCCTTCAGTCCAGGATCGTGTGATAGTGATAGAGGAGTTTTTGCCATGCAAACGGGTAAGCCGCCGTACCCCAACGCCTCCGCTGTTTCGATTTGACGTTCGGCCTCCGGTCCGAATGTGACTCCGGCCGCTCCATACATGCGGGTCGCAATGGTTTCGATCTTTTTTCTGATCGGCCATGACAATTCGTAAAGATGTTTGAAGTGGGCCGGCCTTTCCGATGTCTTGACGACGGCGGCTGCCAACTGTTCGGCCCCTTTCCCACCGTCGACCCAATGGGTTGAGATTGCCGCACTTGCCGCTCCCATCTTGAGCGACTGTTCCCGAACCCAG
This region of Nitrospira sp. genomic DNA includes:
- the arsS gene encoding arsenosugar biosynthesis radical SAM protein ArsS (Some members of this family are selenoproteins.), which translates into the protein MTLTLLGRSNPLASAAEQLRLLEQSTVSPPFDFRLNQAGIFPLRATGITVFQINVGKLCNQTCRHCHVDAGPDRTEAMSLETAEQCVRALAKTDIPTADITGGAPELNPHFRWLVEQVRGLGRHVIDRCNLSVLLLPSQADLAGFLADHRVEIIASLPSYRAGQTDAQRGEGVFEKSMEALRLLNRFGYGRPDSGLALNLVHNPVGAFLPPKQEAIEAQFKKELRTRHGIEFNQLYTITNMPISRFLEFLIESGNYEQYMTRLANAFNPAAAAGVMCRYTLSVGWDGRLYDCDFNQMLDLSLDHGLPSHIRDFDPAKLHHRQIVTRNHCFGCTAGSGSSCGGAVA
- a CDS encoding phosphate ABC transporter substrate-binding protein — its product is MHRSIDLIRQNIPGSLAVLCIVALLGTPESVTPQTTATDPLSGKLAITGASTLAPLIAEIGKRFENLYPKVRVDVQTGGSSRGVADTRQGLADIGMVSRVMKDEEKDLHAFPVARDGVAIILHKENPVQALTDEQVVTIYKGKITDWKDVGGKHAPITVVNKAEGRSTVEVFLHYFRLKNTDVRAHVVIGDNEQGIKTVAGNRHAIGYVSIGTAEYDESQGVPIKLLSVGGVAASTETVRNGTFPMSRPLHLVTRTVPVGLAKAFIEYAQSKAVHDIIKQQYFVPLVD
- the pstC gene encoding phosphate ABC transporter permease subunit PstC, whose amino-acid sequence is MTSLSSNTLSRWSTDELLCWVLRGTAAIVGTIVLLIVVFLILEALPALHHLGLLRFFTDPSWHPAEGLYNLTPMLWGTLFAMTGSVLIATPLGILSAIFCHYYAPLALARPYRRLIELLAGIPSVVYGFWGLVVLVPLIAEIQPPGPSLLAGILILTIMILPTIALMADASFANVPQQYLQGAAALGIPRWATIRNIVLPAAKSGLFTGVTLEIGRAIGETMAILMVSGNVVQTPSSLFDPIRTLTANIALEMAYALGDHRAALFVSGLVLMAVIIALAVSAEWITRGRMYG
- the pstA gene encoding phosphate ABC transporter permease PstA, giving the protein MAEPLSRPQDPREWFAFVLVWGAAALVTAVFCWLLGDIVWHGLSHVSWTFLTAFPENAGRRGGIGPILVSTFLILGVCLAVSLPIGIGTSVLLAEFTSDYSLFGRMTRRSLDVLAGVPSIVFGLFGNAFFCKTLGLGFSILSGGLTLACMVLPILIRSTEEGFRAVPASYRLSAAAVGLSRTTTLVHLLLPAAVPGLLVGLVLGVGRAIAETAALIFTSGYVDRMPGSLLDSGRSLSIHIFDLSMNVSGGDANAYASALVLVILLLAINSAASWLATYGLHRKIMTV
- a CDS encoding phosphate ABC transporter ATP-binding protein, whose product is MRPVEPSKIEPRPRHPFGDRSACCEPQPFVKVDQLSLYYGEKPAFQDVTLSIIKGCITALVGPSGCGKTSFLTCLNRLSDLIAGCRVSGRIMIDALDVLAPGTDVIQLRRRIGMIFQKPNPFPLSIRRNLEFPLREHGLRDRTQIAQTMETTLRDVGLWDEVKDRLDSPALALSGGQQQRLCIARALALLPEVLLMDEPCSALDPLSSGMVEDLIVSLRGRYTILIVTHNLAQARRIADYVALFWVQNGAGRLIEAGAAKQIFENPRDPLTAAYVSGMRG
- a CDS encoding cysteine synthase A, with protein sequence MKSIQDERNDGPAGEPASFPSMNTSQYYGVDHHVGNTPLIRLRHLSELTSCEILGKAEFMNPGGSVKDRTALGIIQDAEEKGLLRPGGTIVEGTAGNTGIGLTVIGHARGYHSVIVIPETQSRGKIDLLRTLGAEVLPVPEQPYSHPDNYNHVARRMAEDKGWFWANQFDNRANRLVHYRTTGPEIWKQTHGEVTGFVSAVGTGGTLAGTTLYLKERNPNIAIGCADPYGAAMWSWFTKGNTEITDGDSFAEGIGQGRVTKNLEGLAVDAAWRIPDQDALTILYQLLREEGLFLGLSSGINVAGAVRMALEHGRGQTIVTILCDSGAKYQSRIFNPEWLAANGLRTDLSIETLLE
- the hflK gene encoding FtsH protease activity modulator HflK, which encodes MVWDPKDPWGKKSDPLEEAFKQAQSQFKDIFPPGGLKSLLPSGGIVNLVIAALLIFLVWQSVFIVAPDEEGVVKRFGVPVRTVEPGPHFKIPLVETVLQPKVAKLYRVEVGFRTNQQGRQQTVPQEALMLTGDMNILAIEFIVQYKIKEARNFLFNVADIHETIGKAAEASMREVVGKSKIDEALTTGKAVIQQDTMTLLQSILDQYHSGVQIAAVQLQDVDPPEAVAAAFKDVTNAKEDREKLINQAQGYRNDIIPRAKGEAAELVNRARGFAQARVNRAQGETNRFLATLKEYNQAKDVISKRIYIETLEEILPHMEKIIIDGKGGERLLPYLPLDRLSKPASTPIAKPVPQLEGEESRPDQSPTLKSRNARP
- the hflC gene encoding protease modulator HflC, giving the protein MTKQGMAIALLAVTIALFVLGASPLFVVDVIQTAIVVQLGKPVRNITEPGLYVKMPFVQEVTYFEKRLLDYDSSAQDVITQDKKTLLLDNFAKWRITDPLKVYQAFQSQRGALQRLHDIIYSELRVELGRHDLIEIVSSTRADIMKVVTARANEKASAYGIEIQDVRIKRADLPEQNEKAVFARMQAERERQAKQYRAEGAEEAQKIRSEAEKDREIILAQAYKEAEELRGSGDAKAFRIYADAYRQDQKFFEFTRSMEAYKSAFKDGSTLVMSPDSEFFRYLKQR